Below is a genomic region from Neisseria zoodegmatis.
CACCCAGCTGCTCGGCGCCCTCGAACGCGCCGCCATTCTCGCCAACGAAAAATTCCGCGGCGCCCGCCTGCTGCTGCGCCCCGGCCTGTTGAGCGTTGTGTGTAGCAACAACGAGCAGGAAGAAGCCCGAGAAGAATTGGAAATCGCCTATCAGGGCGACGAACTCGAAGTCGGCTTCAACATCGGCTACCTGATGGACGTATTGCGCAACGTACACGCCGACGACATGCAGCTTGCCTTCGGCGACGCCAACCGCTCCACCCTGTTCACCATTCCGAACAACCCCAATTTCAAATACATCGTGATGCCGATGCGCATCTAATCCCTGTCTTGATTCAGGTTAGAAACATGAGGCCGTCTGAAAAATCATTTTCAGACGGCCTCATGCCGTTCAATCTCCATCCTCTTCATTCGCAACATACTCTTTTCAGTTTAGCCGTTATAATTACGCGCATCTTGAACGGGATAGTCTTTATGAACAAACGTATTCTTATTTCATCTCTCACCAGCCTGATACTCGGCTTGATGTTTTCCTTTTCGGCAGCAGCGAATACATCGATTCAATCCAATCAAACGACTGCGAACGCTACTGCTACAACAAAAACAACTGAAGCCATAAAGGATGAACAACCCAAAATAGACAATCTAAGTGCCTCGCAAGCTGAAATGTTGCAAAACAATATTTCGGCATTGCGTATGCAGGTTATGAATAACGAGCAACAAAACATCAACTGGTGGATGACCTTTATTACCATAGTCTTCGCCGTCGTAGGCATGGTTATTGCAGCCATAGGCGTAGTCATTCCACTCTTACTCTATAAAAAAGAGAAACACCAATTAGAAGAAGACCTAGCGCAAGCTAAACAATATGTAGAAAAAATCAAAGAACATCACGACAGCGCTGAAAAATATACTCAAGACATTGCAGAAATGAAGCAATGGGACCCCAAAGAACAAAATCAGGAAGCACAAACAAGCAGCATTGAAAAAGCAAAACAATTGTCTAAAAACGAAGAAATTCCCCTTATCGAACAACTACGCGCCCAAGCTATTCTGCTATCTGACAAGGCGGATCAGAGCAAAAGTTACCAAGACCATCTTCAAGCGTTTAAAGGCTGGAAGAATGTGCTAAAAGAAGATAGTTTAGACGAACAGGCTAGTTTTAACGCGGGCTTACAAGCTTGTTACTTACACCAAAAAGGCAATCGAGAACAACAAATGCATTGGTTTCCTGAAATCGAACAATACTACCGGCAAGCATTGGCTATTAAACCCGACATGCATGAGGCCGCCTATAACTGGGGAAATGCCTTAGCTAACGAAGCACAGGCTTTAGCCGCGCAGGGTAATACTGCGGCAGCATTTAAAAAATGGCGTGACGCAGGGGAAAAATTCCAACAAACATTGGCTATCAAGCCCGACAAGTATGAAGCCGCCAATAACTGGGGAAATGCCTTAGCTAACGAAGCGCAGGCTTTGGCTGCACAGGGCGATACCGTGACCGCATTGGAAAAATGGCGTGACGCAGGAGAAAAATTCCAACAAGCATTGGCTATCAAGCCCGACATGCATGAAGCTGCCTATAATTGGGGAAATGCCTTAGCTAACGAAACGCAGGCTTTGGCTGCACAGGGCGATACCGTGACCGCATTGGAAAAATGGCGTGACGCAGGAGAAAAATACCGACAAGCATTAGCCATCAAGCCCGACATGCATGATGCCGCCAATAACTGGGGAAATGCCTTAGCTAACGAAGCGCAGGCTTTGGCTGCACAGGGCGATACCGTGACCGCATTGGAAAAATGGCGTGACGCAGGAGAAAAATACCGACAAGCATTAGCCATCAAGCCCGACATGCATGATGCCGCCAATAACTGGGGAGCTGCCTTAGCTGGCGAAGCGCAGGTTTTAGCTGCACAGAACAAGACTGATAAAGCATTGGAAAAATGGCGTGACGCAGGAGAAAAATACCGACAAGCATTGGCTATCAAGCCCGACATGCATGATGCCGCCAATAACTGGGGAAATGCCTTAGCTAACAAAGCGCAGGCTTTGGCTGCACAGGGCGATACCGTGACCGCATTGGAAAAATGGCGTGACGCAGGAGAAAAATACCGACAAGCATTAGCCATCAAGCCCGACAAGCATGAAGCCGCCAATAACTGGGGAACTGCTTTAGATAGCGAAGCGCAGGCTTTAGCCGCACAGGGCGACACCGCGACAGCCTTGAAAAAATGGCGTGACGCAGGAGAAAAATACCGACAAGCATTAGCCATCAAGCCCGACAAGCATGAAGCCGCCAATAACTGGGGAACTGCTTTAGATAGCGAAGCGCAGGCTTTAGCCGCACAGGGCGACACCGCGACAGCCTTGAAAAAATGGCGTGACGCAGGAGAAAAATATCGGCAAACATTGGCTATCAAGCCTAATATGCATAAAGTCGCCTATAACTGGTTAAATACTTTACTACGTGAATACCACGCTTTAAAAGACAATCAACCTGCCGAAGCACAAACTAAACTGCAACAAGCCCGCGATTTGGTTAATGACTTTTTAAGCAAAAACCCGCAGCACAAAGAATATCTGGCTTATGAACATGCCTGCATATGCGCCTTGGAAGGAAATGCTGCCGAAGCGGTAAAACAATTACGCCTTGCACCACAAGTAAATAACTTCCCCGACAAGGATCATATTGAAACAGATCCCGACTTCAACAACATCCGCCACACCCCCGAATTCCAAGCATGGTTTAAAGAGGCTTTTCCCGAATCTTCTTCTAAAAGCTAACCATTCATAACCTTAAAGGCCGTCTGAAAATTTTTTCAGACGGCCTCTTCACATCTCTTGCGGGTCGATATCCACCGACCATCTTACTTTGCCGTCGCGGTACTGCTGCAACACCTGCACCCACAGGCTCACGGCGTGGTGCAGGTCTTTGCGGGAGGCGGATTCTAAAAACACTTGAGCGCGTTCGCGTTCGGCCAGCCGCGCCATCAGCATGGGCACGGGGCCGAAGGCGGATACGGTTTCGGGCAGCAGCGGTTGGGTAACGGCTTGGATGTCGTTGAGAAACTGCACAGCTTCGTCGATTTTGACGGCATCGGCGCGGATGGCCGTCTGAAAACCGAAGGGCGGCATATTGAATGTTTGCCGTTCGTTCAGCTCGTTTTCGGCGAAGATGCGGTAGTTTTGCGCTTTTACGGCGGCGAATACGGGGTGTTCGGGCAGTTGGGTTTGGATGAGCACTTTGCCGGCGGCTTCGGCGCGCCCTGCCCGGCCGGAAACCTGCATCAGTTCGGCAAACAGTCTTTCGGGGGCGCGGAAATCTGCGCTATAGAGGCTGCCGTCGGCGTTTAATACGATCACGAGGTTCAGCCGTGCGAAGTCGTGGCCTTTGGCGAGCATTTGGGTGCCGACGAGGATGTCGATGTCGTTGACGGCGATGCGTCGGTATAAATCGGCCCAGTCGTTTTTGTGGGCGGTGCTGTCGCGGTCGACGCGGGCGACTTTGGCTTGCGGGATGAAGTTGCACAGGGTTTCTTCGACGCGTTGGGTGCCGTGACCGACTGCGGTGAGGTCTTGGTTGCCGCATTCGGGGCATTTGTAGGGTACGGGCCGTCTGAAATCGCAATGGTGGCAGCGCAGTTGGCGGGCGCGTTGGTGCAGCACCATTTTGGCGGAGCAGCGCGGGCAGCCGAAGGTGTGGCCGCAGTCGCCGCAAAACAGGGCGGGTGCGAAGCCGCGGCGGTTGAGATACACCAGCGACATGCCGCCTTGTTCGTGATTGGCTTTGAGCAGTTTCAGGGCTTGCGGCGAGAAGCCGTTATCGAGCGGCAGGCGGCGTACGTCTAAGATATCGACTTGCGGCAGTTGGGCGGCGGAATGGGCGCGTTCGGTCAGCTCCAGCAGTTGGTACGCGCCGGTTTGCGCTTTGTGCCAGCTTTCCAAACTGGGGGTGGCGCTGCCGAGCACGATGGGGCAACTGCTTTGCTGTGCACGCCAAACGGCCAAATCGCGGGCTTGGTAGCGCAGTTCGTTGTCTTGTTTGAACGAGGAATCGTGTTCTTCGTCCACCACCACCAAGCCCAAATCGGGCAGCGGGGTGAACACGGCCAGACGCGTGCCGATAATCAGTTTGGCCTGCCCGAGCATGGCGCGCAGATAGTCTTGCGTGCGTTTGCCGGACGCGGTTTGGCTGTGCAGCACGGCGGTCGGCACGTCGGCAAAACGGGCTTCCACACGTTTGAGCAGTTGCGGCGTGAGGTTGATTTCGGGCAGCAGAAACAGCACTTGCCTGCCCGCCGCCAGCACTTCGGCCATCACGTCGAAATAGACTTCGGTTTTGCCGCTGCCGGTGATGCCGTAGAGCAGGAAGGGTTTGAAGGTATCGGAGGCCGTCTGAACGGCTTGCGCGGCGGCTTGCTGCTCGGTGTTTAATCGGTGTTCAGACGGCCTCAACACGGGCGCGGCGGCTTGGGCGGTGCGTATCCAGCCGTTGTCCGTCCATTCTTGCAGCAGCTTCGGCGCTTGGTTGTGGATATGTTTCAAGGCCGCCATGCTGAGGCCGTCTGAAAACAAAGCCTGCCACAAGGCGTGTTTTTTGTGGAAACGCTCCGGCGGCGGGGTTTGCGCTTTGCCTGCTTCGTTCAAAGCATAAAACTGCGGCGGCTGCGGGGTTTCGACGGGCTTGGCTTCTTTCAAACCCAACGGCAACGCGGTAAACACGGCCTGCCCGAGCGGATAATGGTAATAGCGCGAAGTAAACTCCAGCAGCTTGCACCAGTTTTCGGGAAACAGCGGTTCATCGGTAAAGGCCGTCTGAACCGGCAGGATTTTCGCCGCGTCAATCTCCGGCGTTACGCCGTTCGCCCACACCACGCCGACAACGGGCTTGCCGCGAAACGGCACCACCACCCGACAGCCTTTGGGCAAGGCGGTCGGGTGGCCGTAGGTTAAGAGGCCGTCTGAAATGGGGATGTTGAGTGCGACGTGATGGTAGTTCATGCGGGTATTATAACCGAGGCCGTCTGAAAAGATTTCAGACGGCCTCGAACGGTTTGACGGAGGATGCGGATTACACGCGGCTGCGGTTAGCATCTGCCAGCAAGGCCAGCAGCTCTTCGGTTTGCTCCCAGCCGATGCAGGCATCGGTGATGCTTTGGCCGTAGCATACGGGTTTGTCTTGGCGGCCTTCTACCAAGTGGCTTTCCACCATCACGCCCATGATGTTGTTTTCGCCGTCGCGGATTTGCCGGGCGACATCTTGAGCCACTTCCATTTGGCGTTTGTAGTCTTTGCGGCTGTTGGCATGGCTGAAATCAACCATCAGTTTGGGGGTAACGCCGGCTTGGGTGAGCTGTTCGGCGGCCGCTTTCACATGCTCGCTGCTGTAATTCGGCTCTTTACCGCCGCGCAAAATCACATGGCAGTCGGGGTTGCCTGCGGTGTGGACAATCGCGGAGTGGCCGGCTTTGGTAACCGACAGGAAATGGTGCGGATGGTTAGCCGCGCCGATGGCATCGATGGCGATTTTCAGGTTGCCGTCGGTGCCGTTTTTGAAACCTACCGGGCAAGACAAGCCGCTGGCCAGCTCGCGGTGCACTTGGCTTTCGGTGGTGCGCGCACCGATAGCGCCCCATGAAATCAGGTCGGCATAGTATTGCGGGGTAATCATGTCGAGAAACTCGGTTGATGCGGGCATACCCATATTGTTGAGTGTAAGCAAAAGCTTGCGGGCTTGGCGCAAACCGAAGTTGATGTCGAACGTGCCGTCGAGGTGCGGGTCGTTAATCAGCCCTTTCCAACCGACGGTGGTACGCGGTTTTTCAAAGTAAACGCGCATCACGATCAGCAGCTCTTTTTCGTATTTTTTACGCAACGGCAGCAAACGCTCGGCGTATTCCAGCGCGGCTTTGGGGTCGTGGATGGAACACGGGCCGATAATCACCAGCAGGCGGTTGTCTTCGCCGTGTACGAGATCGGCCACTTCATGGCGGGTTTGGTGAACCAAATCGGCCGCTTTTTCGGTGATGGGCAATTCGTAAAGATGGGCAATCGGGGGGAGCAGTTCTTTAACTTCTCTGATTTTTACATCGTCTGTTTGGTGGCGTGGTGTCATAATTGTTCTTTTCTGTGCAATGAATCAGGCTGCAAGGTTAACGGTTCGCACCGTTAATGGCAAGGCTCACAGTTTATTTTTAGCTATTTTATTGTGTAAATCTATGATTTTATCTTTTGTGAGAATTAAAATTTTTCTTTTTGGAAAATATTGGTATTTTATTTTAATAGAATACTGAAAAATTAAAGCAGCATGAGCATTTTCAGACGGCATGAACTTTATCCGCCTGAATCTGCCCAATCCATAGACTGTCCGTTACGGCGCGTCTTGGCTTCCATTCAATCACAAAGATAAAAATAACGCTGCCGATTGTTATATACTACACAACACTACATCCAAATAACTGCTGCTCCGTCCAGACTATTTCAGACGGCCTGCAACAACCGTTTACACTCACTAACTACACGATTTTATTAAAGCTTCCAGCCGTATGACTAAAGAACTGACTGCCATCTGGCAAGACCTTCAAGCCCATCAGATCAATACCTCGTCGCTCAACATGCGCGACCAATTCCAAGCCGACCCTGCGCGTTTCGACAAAATGCACGAAACCCTGCACGGCCTTTTGCTTGATTACAGCAAAAACCGCATCAGCGAAGAAACCCTCGATTTATTGTGTCGCTTGGCCGATGCCTCCGGCGTCAAACAGCAGGCCGAAGCCATGCGCCGCGGCGACAAAATCAACCTCAGCGAAAACCGCGCCGTGCTGCACACCGCCCTGCGCTTACCCGTCGGCTCGCCCGCCGTGTATGTGGACGGCGAAAGCGTCCTTTCCGATATCCACCGCGAACTGGAACGCGCCTTAACCTTTGCCGACAGCCTGCTCAACGGCTCGCACACCGGTGCCACCGGCAAACGCATTACCGATTTCGTCCATATCGGCATCGGCGGCTCCGATTTAGGCCCTCAGCTTGCCGTTCAAG
It encodes:
- a CDS encoding primosomal protein N'; the protein is MNYHHVALNIPISDGLLTYGHPTALPKGCRVVVPFRGKPVVGVVWANGVTPEIDAAKILPVQTAFTDEPLFPENWCKLLEFTSRYYHYPLGQAVFTALPLGLKEAKPVETPQPPQFYALNEAGKAQTPPPERFHKKHALWQALFSDGLSMAALKHIHNQAPKLLQEWTDNGWIRTAQAAAPVLRPSEHRLNTEQQAAAQAVQTASDTFKPFLLYGITGSGKTEVYFDVMAEVLAAGRQVLFLLPEINLTPQLLKRVEARFADVPTAVLHSQTASGKRTQDYLRAMLGQAKLIIGTRLAVFTPLPDLGLVVVDEEHDSSFKQDNELRYQARDLAVWRAQQSSCPIVLGSATPSLESWHKAQTGAYQLLELTERAHSAAQLPQVDILDVRRLPLDNGFSPQALKLLKANHEQGGMSLVYLNRRGFAPALFCGDCGHTFGCPRCSAKMVLHQRARQLRCHHCDFRRPVPYKCPECGNQDLTAVGHGTQRVEETLCNFIPQAKVARVDRDSTAHKNDWADLYRRIAVNDIDILVGTQMLAKGHDFARLNLVIVLNADGSLYSADFRAPERLFAELMQVSGRAGRAEAAGKVLIQTQLPEHPVFAAVKAQNYRIFAENELNERQTFNMPPFGFQTAIRADAVKIDEAVQFLNDIQAVTQPLLPETVSAFGPVPMLMARLAERERAQVFLESASRKDLHHAVSLWVQVLQQYRDGKVRWSVDIDPQEM
- a CDS encoding TPR end-of-group domain-containing protein → MPFNLHPLHSQHTLFSLAVIITRILNGIVFMNKRILISSLTSLILGLMFSFSAAANTSIQSNQTTANATATTKTTEAIKDEQPKIDNLSASQAEMLQNNISALRMQVMNNEQQNINWWMTFITIVFAVVGMVIAAIGVVIPLLLYKKEKHQLEEDLAQAKQYVEKIKEHHDSAEKYTQDIAEMKQWDPKEQNQEAQTSSIEKAKQLSKNEEIPLIEQLRAQAILLSDKADQSKSYQDHLQAFKGWKNVLKEDSLDEQASFNAGLQACYLHQKGNREQQMHWFPEIEQYYRQALAIKPDMHEAAYNWGNALANEAQALAAQGNTAAAFKKWRDAGEKFQQTLAIKPDKYEAANNWGNALANEAQALAAQGDTVTALEKWRDAGEKFQQALAIKPDMHEAAYNWGNALANETQALAAQGDTVTALEKWRDAGEKYRQALAIKPDMHDAANNWGNALANEAQALAAQGDTVTALEKWRDAGEKYRQALAIKPDMHDAANNWGAALAGEAQVLAAQNKTDKALEKWRDAGEKYRQALAIKPDMHDAANNWGNALANKAQALAAQGDTVTALEKWRDAGEKYRQALAIKPDKHEAANNWGTALDSEAQALAAQGDTATALKKWRDAGEKYRQALAIKPDKHEAANNWGTALDSEAQALAAQGDTATALKKWRDAGEKYRQTLAIKPNMHKVAYNWLNTLLREYHALKDNQPAEAQTKLQQARDLVNDFLSKNPQHKEYLAYEHACICALEGNAAEAVKQLRLAPQVNNFPDKDHIETDPDFNNIRHTPEFQAWFKEAFPESSSKS
- the aroG gene encoding 3-deoxy-7-phosphoheptulonate synthase AroG, producing the protein MTPRHQTDDVKIREVKELLPPIAHLYELPITEKAADLVHQTRHEVADLVHGEDNRLLVIIGPCSIHDPKAALEYAERLLPLRKKYEKELLIVMRVYFEKPRTTVGWKGLINDPHLDGTFDINFGLRQARKLLLTLNNMGMPASTEFLDMITPQYYADLISWGAIGARTTESQVHRELASGLSCPVGFKNGTDGNLKIAIDAIGAANHPHHFLSVTKAGHSAIVHTAGNPDCHVILRGGKEPNYSSEHVKAAAEQLTQAGVTPKLMVDFSHANSRKDYKRQMEVAQDVARQIRDGENNIMGVMVESHLVEGRQDKPVCYGQSITDACIGWEQTEELLALLADANRSRV